A single genomic interval of Apis cerana isolate GH-2021 linkage group LG2, AcerK_1.0, whole genome shotgun sequence harbors:
- the LOC108002696 gene encoding homeodomain-interacting protein kinase 2 isoform X23 yields the protein MPFESRWPESAWNHTKAHGMCDMFIQTQQTSSVNGSSSSSSSSSNNTVHHHSKKRKLEYNVSQPVIQHALVQSTGDYQLDNTGLQQRYSVNGANTAFSSLHNNNALQKSSPNQQTLVRASTIKLLDTYQRCGQKRKTWSREGNGDGLAVHSANATNAVGSTVVSQHHTQQQQQLQQQQQQQQQQHKQTGMTAHSKQVTNAANGGGGSNPQGDGDYQLVQHEVLYSMTNQYEVLEFLGRGTFGQVVKCWKKGTNEIVAIKILKNHPSYARQGQIEVSILSRLSQENADEFNFVRAYECFQHKSHTCLVFEMLEQNLYDFLKQNKFSPLPLKYIRPILQQVLTALLKLKQLGLIHADLKPENIMLVDPVRQPYRVKVIDFGSASHVSKAVCNTYLQSRYYRAPEIILGLPYCEAIDMWSLGCVVAELFLGWPLYPGSSEYDQIRYISQTQGVPTEHMLNNASKTTKFFYRDMDSTYPFWRLKTPEEHEAETGIKSKEARKYIFNCLDDIGQVNVPTDLEGGQLLAEKADRREFIDLLKRMLTMDQERRITPGEALNHAFVTLAHLVDYAHCNNVKASVQMMEVCRRAGDFTASPAHHQAPPAPQPPPPTSLVANFVPTTNGSAVTFTFNNQLTNQVQRLVREHRTAQTGYDNLYQIYSNSSRRATQYSSSSSGSNSGRSGVHDFPHQLVPGLLCHPPSYQTMPSPAKHVVVAQPPQAQQAPLQIQPSIISQQAVAAAAAAAQQQYAAVPVSMVETGRQMLLTNAVQTSWPGGSRQMAAIVPSWQQLPPQHAAIQQPLLSDAGDWGRPLIVDSSAILQRPVFPVTEVYNTSALVEHPPQAWAKRSVTKHHQHHVTVPQQSQHRHEHKKETQQLSPVKKRVKESTPPSNMRRHSPSSSHWQQQPMQQHHHSSKHSSSHNVEHHQVTSGRQQTITIHDTPSPAVSVITISDSEDETPGKCCGDRQCGACQNLATRLSGDGRPVREEVIRSTQSTPRVVQPMQQTHSSSQSHTNGHATAHSTSQRSQRKNIISCVTVGDSDGEASPGRAHNHLYQHLPQHPQHQQTTQLIKHEPQQQHHVSSSSSGYSSQSQKKRLLAKVQSECNMVNVATKPEPGVEYLAPHPCHAPACKEPPTYQYVTTSSAHPHLQEQHIVYTTGTDKRVSWPGKRAEYKHEYVQPPAAHSRDHQKWAVANTVHQYRQSQVVGSAAHPGHTHSHHGHPAHLSPGGGGGGRSPAGGPVIGSAQHLGQPLYQEYAHVRSRAHAVPPPVYVTAAPSQAPTAIQQQQVPTYQGFTPGSSPLTLYDSSRALPPPAHHSSARPLLASHAAHPLPAHMQPTAVYGLAPLSPAKHQYQPSSLWFTE from the exons AGAAAAACTTGGTCGAGGGAGGGTAATGGTGACGGCCTGGCAGTCCACTCCGCCAACGCGACGAACGCAGTGGGTAGTACTGTAGTGTCGCAGCACCACACTCAACAGCAACAGCAGCtgcaacaacaacagcagcagcagcaacaacaacacaAGCAGACAGGCATGACGGCACATAGCAAGCAAGTGACCAACGCTGCCAATGGAGGCGGTGGCAGCAATCCTCAAGGAGACGGAGATTACCAGTTGGTACAACACGAGGTTCTCTATTCTATGACTAATCAGTATGAAGTCCTCGAATTTTTGGGCAGAGGTACTTTTGGACAG GTCGTGAAATGCTGGAAAAAGGGAACCAATGAAATAGTAGCcatcaaaattttgaagaaccATCCATCATATGCGCGCCAAGGGCAAATTGAG GTCTCCATCCTGTCTCGACTTAGTCAGGAAAATGCGGATGAGTTCAACTTTGTGCGCGCTTATGAGTGCTTCCAGCACAAATCCCATACCTGCTTGGTCTTTGAGATGCTAGAACAGAATCTGTATGATTTCCTGAAACAGAATAAATTTTCGCCTCTACCGCTCAAATACATCAGACCGATTCTCCAACAAGTACTCACCGCTCTTTTAAAACTTAAG cAATTGGGGTTGATTCACGCCGATCTTAAACcagaaaatattatgttgGTGGATCCAGTACGTCAGCCTTATCGTGTTAAAGTTATTGATTTTGGGTCAGCCTCTCATGTGTCTAAAGCTGTCTGCAACACTTATTTGCAATCGCGATACTACCGTGCACCTGAAATTATACTTGGACTTCCATATTGTGAAGCGATAGATATGTGGTCGCTCGGCTGTGTGGTTGCGGAATTATTTCTAGGGTGGCCTTTGTACCCTGGTAGCTCGGAATATGATCAGATTCGATATATAAGTCAGACGCAAGGTGTACCAACGGAACACATGTTGAACAATGCCAGCAAAAcaacaaaattcttttacagAGACATGGACA gtACATATCCATTTTGGCGATTAAAAACACCGGAAGAACACGAGGCTGAAACTGGTATTAAATCTAAAGAAGCaagaaagtatatttttaattgtcttGATGATATTGGTCAAGTTAATGTTCCGACCGATTTGGAGGGTGGTCAACTTTTGGCAGAAAAAGCAGATAGAAGAGAGTTCATAGACCTCTTGAAGAGGATGCTCACGATGGACCAG GAGCGCCGTATAACACCCGGGGAGGCTCTGAACCATGCCTTTGTTACGCTGGCTCACTTAGTCGATTACGCGCATTGTAACAATGTCAAGGCTTCCGTCCAAATGATGGAGGTTTGCCGACGAGCCGGTGATTTCACTGCAAGTCCAGCGCATCACCAAGCTCCGCCAGCACCTCAACCACCTCCACCAACGTCATTGGTAGCTAATTTCGTGCCGACGACGAATGGTAGTGCCGTAACTTTCACCTTCAATAACCAGTTGACCAATCAAGTACAACGATTGGTTAGGGAACATCGCACTGCACAAACAGGATATGACAATCTG tatcaaATATACAGTAACAGTAGTCGTCGTGCGACTCAGTACAGTAGCTCGTCTAGTGGATCAAATAGCGGACGAAGTGGAGTACATGACTTTCCGCATCAATTGGTACCCGGTCTACTTTGTCACCCACCCAGTTATCAAACGATGCCAAGTCCTGCAAAACACGTAGTTGTTGCTCAA CCTCCGCAAGCGCAACAAGCTCCGTTACAAATTCAACCATCAATTATATCGCAGCAAGCTGTTGCTGCTGCAGCTGCAGCTGCTCAACAACAGTATGCTGCGGTACCCGTATCTATGGTAGAAACTGGACGACAAATGTTATTGACC AATGCTGTACAAACCTCTTGGCCTGGTGGAAGCCGTCAAATGGCTGCTATCGTACCATCTTGGCAGCAATTGCCACCGCAACATGCAGCGATACAACAACCATTATTGAGTGATGCCGGGGATTGGGGAAGACCTCTTATTGTAGATAGTTCTGCCATTTTGCAG CGGCCAGTATTTCCTGTCACAGAAGTTTACAACACTAGTGCCCTTGTTGAACATCCTCCTCAAGCTTGGGCAAAACGCAGTGTCACGAAGCATCATCAACATCACGTGACAGTACCTCAACAATCTCAGCATAGGCATGAGCATAAGAAAGAAACGCAGCAATTAAGTCCGGTGAAAAAGAGGGTAAAAGAAAGTACACCTCCGAGCAACATGAGACGGCATTCACCTTCGAGCAGTCATTGGCAGCAACAACCCATGCAACAACATCATCACAGCAGTAAACACAGCAGTAGTCATAACGTGGAACACCATCAAGTTACATCTGGTCGGCAACAAACTATTACAATTCATGATACCCCATCACCAGCAGTTTCTGTTATCACGATTAGTGATAGCGAAGACGAAACGCCGGGCAAATG CTGTGGAGATCGGCAATGCGGAGCCTGTCAAAATTTGGCAACTCGCCTGTCTGGCGATGGACGTCCAGTTCGCGAGGAAGTCATTCGAAG CACGCAGTCAACACCACGCGTGGTCCAGCCTATGCAACAAACTCATTCGAGTAGTCAATCGCACACTAATGGACACGCAACAGCACATAGTACGTCTCAGAGGTCGCAACGGAAAAATATCATCAGTTGTGTAACTGTTGGTGATAGCGATGGCGAAGCTAGTCCGGGTCGAGCACATAATCATCTATATCAACATTTACCGCAACATCCTCAACATCAGCAAACTACGCAGCTAATTAAACACGAACCTCAACAACAACATCACGTCAGCAG TAGTAGCTCTGGATATTCTTCTCAATCGCAAAAGAAACGTTTGTTGGCCAAAGTACAATCCGAATGCAATATGGTGAATGTTGCGACGAAACCGGAGCCCGGTGTTGAGTATCTTGCACCACATCCGTGCCACGCGCCAGCCTGTAAAGAGCCACCGACCTATcag TATGTGACCACGAGTAGCGCGCATCCCCACCTTCAAGAGCAGCATATTGTGTATACGACCGGCACGGACAAGCGGGTATCATGGCCTGGAAAGAGAGCTGAATACAAACACGAGTACGTTCAACCACCGGCTGCTCATTCCAGAGACCATCAGAAATGGGCAGTGGCAAATACTGTGCATCAGTATAG GCAGAGCCAGGTGGTGGGTTCGGCAGCCCATCCGGGTCATACCCACAGTCATCATGGGCATCCGGCCCACCTCAGTCCTGGGGGCGGTGGCGGGGGTAGAAGTCCTGCAGGGGGGCCTGTAATAGGAAGTGCCCAACATCTGGGGCAGCCCCTGTACCAGGAGTACGCTCACGTACGTTCAAGAGCCCATGCCGTGCCACCCCCGGTATACGTTACCGCCGCGCCTTCTCAGGCTCCCACTGCTATCCAGCAGCAACAAGTGCCCACCTATCAGGGATTCACACCCGG CTCGTCTCCATTAACGTTGTATGATTCTAGTCGAGCGTTGCCACCACCAGCTCATCACAGCTCGGCCAGACCGTTACTGGCAAGTCATGCAGCGCATCCACTGCCTGCACATATGCAGCCAACAGCCGTTTACGGATTGGCCCCGCTTTCACCGGCCAAACATCAATATCAGCCTTCTAGTTTGTGGTTCACCGAGTAA
- the LOC108002696 gene encoding homeodomain-interacting protein kinase 2 isoform X15, whose protein sequence is MCDMFIQTQQTSSVNGSSSSSSSSSNNTVHHHSKKRKLEYNVSQPVIQHALVQSTGDYQLDNTGLQQRYSVNGANTAFSSLHNNNALQKSSPNQQTLVRASTIKLLDTYQRCGQKRKTWSREGNGDGLAVHSANATNAVGSTVVSQHHTQQQQQLQQQQQQQQQQHKQTGMTAHSKQVTNAANGGGGSNPQGDGDYQLVQHEVLYSMTNQYEVLEFLGRGTFGQVVKCWKKGTNEIVAIKILKNHPSYARQGQIEVSILSRLSQENADEFNFVRAYECFQHKSHTCLVFEMLEQNLYDFLKQNKFSPLPLKYIRPILQQVLTALLKLKQLGLIHADLKPENIMLVDPVRQPYRVKVIDFGSASHVSKAVCNTYLQSRYYRAPEIILGLPYCEAIDMWSLGCVVAELFLGWPLYPGSSEYDQIRYISQTQGVPTEHMLNNASKTTKFFYRDMDSTYPFWRLKTPEEHEAETGIKSKEARKYIFNCLDDIGQVNVPTDLEGGQLLAEKADRREFIDLLKRMLTMDQVERRITPGEALNHAFVTLAHLVDYAHCNNVKASVQMMEVCRRAGDFTASPAHHQAPPAPQPPPPTSLVANFVPTTNGSAVTFTFNNQLTNQVQRLVREHRTAQTGYDNLYQIYSNSSRRATQYSSSSSGSNSGRSGVHDFPHQLVPGLLCHPPSYQTMPSPAKHVVVAQPPQAQQAPLQIQPSIISQQAVAAAAAAAQQQYAAVPVSMVETGRQMLLTNAVQTSWPGGSRQMAAIVPSWQQLPPQHAAIQQPLLSDAGDWGRPLIVDSSAILQDQRPVFPVTEVYNTSALVEHPPQAWAKRSVTKHHQHHVTVPQQSQHRHEHKKETQQLSPVKKRVKESTPPSNMRRHSPSSSHWQQQPMQQHHHSSKHSSSHNVEHHQVTSGRQQTITIHDTPSPAVSVITISDSEDETPGKCCGDRQCGACQNLATRLSGDGRPVREEVIRSTQSTPRVVQPMQQTHSSSQSHTNGHATAHSTSQRSQRKNIISCVTVGDSDGEASPGRAHNHLYQHLPQHPQHQQTTQLIKHEPQQQHHVSSSSSGYSSQSQKKRLLAKVQSECNMVNVATKPEPGVEYLAPHPCHAPACKEPPTYQDDAYDMHDYFLQYVTTSSAHPHLQEQHIVYTTGTDKRVSWPGKRAEYKHEYVQPPAAHSRDHQKWAVANTVHQYRQSQVVGSAAHPGHTHSHHGHPAHLSPGGGGGGRSPAGGPVIGSAQHLGQPLYQEYAHVRSRAHAVPPPVYVTAAPSQAPTAIQQQQVPTYQGFTPGWVPRHLVDACISSPLTLYDSSRALPPPAHHSSARPLLASHAAHPLPAHMQPTAVYGLAPLSPAKHQYQPSSLWFTE, encoded by the exons AGAAAAACTTGGTCGAGGGAGGGTAATGGTGACGGCCTGGCAGTCCACTCCGCCAACGCGACGAACGCAGTGGGTAGTACTGTAGTGTCGCAGCACCACACTCAACAGCAACAGCAGCtgcaacaacaacagcagcagcagcaacaacaacacaAGCAGACAGGCATGACGGCACATAGCAAGCAAGTGACCAACGCTGCCAATGGAGGCGGTGGCAGCAATCCTCAAGGAGACGGAGATTACCAGTTGGTACAACACGAGGTTCTCTATTCTATGACTAATCAGTATGAAGTCCTCGAATTTTTGGGCAGAGGTACTTTTGGACAG GTCGTGAAATGCTGGAAAAAGGGAACCAATGAAATAGTAGCcatcaaaattttgaagaaccATCCATCATATGCGCGCCAAGGGCAAATTGAG GTCTCCATCCTGTCTCGACTTAGTCAGGAAAATGCGGATGAGTTCAACTTTGTGCGCGCTTATGAGTGCTTCCAGCACAAATCCCATACCTGCTTGGTCTTTGAGATGCTAGAACAGAATCTGTATGATTTCCTGAAACAGAATAAATTTTCGCCTCTACCGCTCAAATACATCAGACCGATTCTCCAACAAGTACTCACCGCTCTTTTAAAACTTAAG cAATTGGGGTTGATTCACGCCGATCTTAAACcagaaaatattatgttgGTGGATCCAGTACGTCAGCCTTATCGTGTTAAAGTTATTGATTTTGGGTCAGCCTCTCATGTGTCTAAAGCTGTCTGCAACACTTATTTGCAATCGCGATACTACCGTGCACCTGAAATTATACTTGGACTTCCATATTGTGAAGCGATAGATATGTGGTCGCTCGGCTGTGTGGTTGCGGAATTATTTCTAGGGTGGCCTTTGTACCCTGGTAGCTCGGAATATGATCAGATTCGATATATAAGTCAGACGCAAGGTGTACCAACGGAACACATGTTGAACAATGCCAGCAAAAcaacaaaattcttttacagAGACATGGACA gtACATATCCATTTTGGCGATTAAAAACACCGGAAGAACACGAGGCTGAAACTGGTATTAAATCTAAAGAAGCaagaaagtatatttttaattgtcttGATGATATTGGTCAAGTTAATGTTCCGACCGATTTGGAGGGTGGTCAACTTTTGGCAGAAAAAGCAGATAGAAGAGAGTTCATAGACCTCTTGAAGAGGATGCTCACGATGGACCAGGTA GAGCGCCGTATAACACCCGGGGAGGCTCTGAACCATGCCTTTGTTACGCTGGCTCACTTAGTCGATTACGCGCATTGTAACAATGTCAAGGCTTCCGTCCAAATGATGGAGGTTTGCCGACGAGCCGGTGATTTCACTGCAAGTCCAGCGCATCACCAAGCTCCGCCAGCACCTCAACCACCTCCACCAACGTCATTGGTAGCTAATTTCGTGCCGACGACGAATGGTAGTGCCGTAACTTTCACCTTCAATAACCAGTTGACCAATCAAGTACAACGATTGGTTAGGGAACATCGCACTGCACAAACAGGATATGACAATCTG tatcaaATATACAGTAACAGTAGTCGTCGTGCGACTCAGTACAGTAGCTCGTCTAGTGGATCAAATAGCGGACGAAGTGGAGTACATGACTTTCCGCATCAATTGGTACCCGGTCTACTTTGTCACCCACCCAGTTATCAAACGATGCCAAGTCCTGCAAAACACGTAGTTGTTGCTCAA CCTCCGCAAGCGCAACAAGCTCCGTTACAAATTCAACCATCAATTATATCGCAGCAAGCTGTTGCTGCTGCAGCTGCAGCTGCTCAACAACAGTATGCTGCGGTACCCGTATCTATGGTAGAAACTGGACGACAAATGTTATTGACC AATGCTGTACAAACCTCTTGGCCTGGTGGAAGCCGTCAAATGGCTGCTATCGTACCATCTTGGCAGCAATTGCCACCGCAACATGCAGCGATACAACAACCATTATTGAGTGATGCCGGGGATTGGGGAAGACCTCTTATTGTAGATAGTTCTGCCATTTTGCAG GATCAGCGGCCAGTATTTCCTGTCACAGAAGTTTACAACACTAGTGCCCTTGTTGAACATCCTCCTCAAGCTTGGGCAAAACGCAGTGTCACGAAGCATCATCAACATCACGTGACAGTACCTCAACAATCTCAGCATAGGCATGAGCATAAGAAAGAAACGCAGCAATTAAGTCCGGTGAAAAAGAGGGTAAAAGAAAGTACACCTCCGAGCAACATGAGACGGCATTCACCTTCGAGCAGTCATTGGCAGCAACAACCCATGCAACAACATCATCACAGCAGTAAACACAGCAGTAGTCATAACGTGGAACACCATCAAGTTACATCTGGTCGGCAACAAACTATTACAATTCATGATACCCCATCACCAGCAGTTTCTGTTATCACGATTAGTGATAGCGAAGACGAAACGCCGGGCAAATG CTGTGGAGATCGGCAATGCGGAGCCTGTCAAAATTTGGCAACTCGCCTGTCTGGCGATGGACGTCCAGTTCGCGAGGAAGTCATTCGAAG CACGCAGTCAACACCACGCGTGGTCCAGCCTATGCAACAAACTCATTCGAGTAGTCAATCGCACACTAATGGACACGCAACAGCACATAGTACGTCTCAGAGGTCGCAACGGAAAAATATCATCAGTTGTGTAACTGTTGGTGATAGCGATGGCGAAGCTAGTCCGGGTCGAGCACATAATCATCTATATCAACATTTACCGCAACATCCTCAACATCAGCAAACTACGCAGCTAATTAAACACGAACCTCAACAACAACATCACGTCAGCAG TAGTAGCTCTGGATATTCTTCTCAATCGCAAAAGAAACGTTTGTTGGCCAAAGTACAATCCGAATGCAATATGGTGAATGTTGCGACGAAACCGGAGCCCGGTGTTGAGTATCTTGCACCACATCCGTGCCACGCGCCAGCCTGTAAAGAGCCACCGACCTATcag GATGATGCCTATGACATGCATGACTACTTCTTGCAGTATGTGACCACGAGTAGCGCGCATCCCCACCTTCAAGAGCAGCATATTGTGTATACGACCGGCACGGACAAGCGGGTATCATGGCCTGGAAAGAGAGCTGAATACAAACACGAGTACGTTCAACCACCGGCTGCTCATTCCAGAGACCATCAGAAATGGGCAGTGGCAAATACTGTGCATCAGTATAG GCAGAGCCAGGTGGTGGGTTCGGCAGCCCATCCGGGTCATACCCACAGTCATCATGGGCATCCGGCCCACCTCAGTCCTGGGGGCGGTGGCGGGGGTAGAAGTCCTGCAGGGGGGCCTGTAATAGGAAGTGCCCAACATCTGGGGCAGCCCCTGTACCAGGAGTACGCTCACGTACGTTCAAGAGCCCATGCCGTGCCACCCCCGGTATACGTTACCGCCGCGCCTTCTCAGGCTCCCACTGCTATCCAGCAGCAACAAGTGCCCACCTATCAGGGATTCACACCCGGGTGGGTACCTAGACACCTAGTTGATGCATGCAT CTCGTCTCCATTAACGTTGTATGATTCTAGTCGAGCGTTGCCACCACCAGCTCATCACAGCTCGGCCAGACCGTTACTGGCAAGTCATGCAGCGCATCCACTGCCTGCACATATGCAGCCAACAGCCGTTTACGGATTGGCCCCGCTTTCACCGGCCAAACATCAATATCAGCCTTCTAGTTTGTGGTTCACCGAGTAA